From the genome of Lotus japonicus ecotype B-129 chromosome 6, LjGifu_v1.2, one region includes:
- the LOC130725516 gene encoding uncharacterized protein LOC130725516, translating to MDDWLQRVLEVLSSSSTHLEDNFDKVQSILWAIWTGRNKAVFQAESPNPVQTIRKIQGLYMDTATRREGNRDNRTGVSLDEGNRGRTREVTKWKPPEPEFTKCNVDASWDKQTHLGSSGIILRDSEGKFLTGVACKQRSPSPLTSEALALRDGMILAGNLGITMMVFESDCLTLIDACKKKKFVGEICNIVLDILSLGRNFDHCEFSWTPREGNKIAHLVASKAAGNSLPVGWCTTLPRYLALAIQADTPRRS from the coding sequence ATGGATGATTGGCTCCAGCGTGTCCTCGAGGTGTTAAGCTCGTCCTCCACTCACCTTGAGGATAATTTTGATAAGGTGCAGAGTATCCTGTGGGCAATTTGGACTGGCCGTAACAAAGCCGTTTTCCAAGCTGAATCCCCCAATCCAGTTCAAACAATCAGGAAAATTCAAGGACTGTATATGGACACTGCTACAAGAAGAGAGGGGAATCGAGACAACAGAACAGGGGTTAGTCTAGATGAAGGAAACAGAGGGAGAACTAGGGAGGTTACCAAGTGGAAGCCACCAGAACCAGAGTTCACCAAGTGCAATGTAGACGCGAGTTGGGATAAACAAACACATTTAGGAAGCTCTGGAATCATCCTACGGGACAGCGAGGGTAAATTCCTCACTGGAGTGGCATGCAAACAGAGATCCCCTTCACCGCTCACATCGGAAGCACTGGCACTGAGAGATGGGATGATCTTAGCAGGTAACTTGGGAATAACCATGATGGTTTTTGAATCAGATTGCCTCACTCTCATTGACGCCTgcaagaagaaaaaatttgtGGGTGAGATCTGCAACATTGTTCTGGATATCCTAAGTCTTGGCAGAAATTTTGATCATTGTGAATTCTCCTGGACCCCCAGAGAAGGGAACAAGATTGCTCATCTAGTGGCCTCCAAAGCTGCAGGCAATAGTCTCCCAGTGGGGTGGTGTACAACCCTTCCTAGGTACTTGGCCCTTGCAATTCAAGCAGATACCCCGAGGAGAAGCTAG